gtggaggaggatggagaaggatattgttgcatatgtggctcggtatttgaattgtcagcaggtaaagtacgagcatcagagacttggtggtttgttccagaggattgagattcccgagtgaaagcaggagcgtatcactatggacttcgttgttggacttccacaaaCTCAGAGGAAGTGCGATATAGTGtgagttattgttgataggctgatcaagtcaacacatttcattcctgtggcagtttcctattcttctgagaggttagctgagatctatatccgggagattgttcgtctttatggtgtgcccgtgtctatcatttctgaccgaggtacgcagtttacctcacatttctggagggcagttcagcatgagttgggcacacgggtctaGTTGAGCATAACAATTCATCCTCAGGCGGACGGGCAATCAGGacatactattcagattttggaggatatgctccgagcttgtgttattgactttggaggctcatgggatcagctCTTGCCTTTAGCGgggtttgcctacaataacaactacTAATCGAGCAtacagatggctccctatgaggctttatatggtaggcggtgtcaatcgtcggttgggtggtttgagccgggagaggctcggttgttgggtatggatctagtgcaggatgccttggacaaggttaagatcattcaggataggcttcgtacaactcagtccaggcaaaagagttatgccggccgtaaggtttgtgatgtggcatttatggtcggcgagcgggtgttgcttcgggtgtcgcctatgaagagcGTGATGAGAATTGAAAAGAAGcacaagctaagccctagattctTTGGTCCTtatgagattcttgatcgagtgggaaaggtggcttacagacttgtgttgtcgccgagtttatcagccgtgcatctagtgttttatgtgttcatgctttggaagtatcacggcgatccatttCACGTGTTAcacttcagcactatccagttggacaaggacttgtcctatgaggaggagacagtagctattctagaccagcaggttcgtcagttgagatcgaagagcttcccttctgttcgtgttcagtggagaggtcagcctgccgaggcagctacctgggagtccgagtccgagtccaatatgcagagccgatatccccatcttttctctgactcaggtacttttcttatgtccattcaaggatgaacgattgttttagaggtggagaatgtgatgggtcatcactcgttttgaaagtaaattcagtgttctaaggccttaaaaacctctttttgtctcacctcaatttgtgtgcgcggtctgggcgcgtttccggaaagctttatgtgaaatctaagaaaaataaagaaattgacctttaaaaataattaaagttgactttggtcaacattcttggtaaacggacacggtgatccaacagtctcgtagggtccgtagtaaaatttaggacttgggcgtatgcccaaaatcgaattccgaggtcccaagcccgagaaaagaatttttaaagaaaattatttactggaaaatataaaggcttttagaagaaaatttatgtaatttattgatggtatcgggcccgtatcttggttccggagctcggtacaagtttaaaataataattaagttgtgaaatttggtaaagatcggaattgatttggtataaagcggacctatagttgagaaaataatAATTTCAATATCCTTGAGTGATTTCAtaaatttgaggtttaattcatagttgttggtgttattttgatgatttgatcgaacgagcaagtccgtatgatatttttggacttgcgtgcatgtttggtttggagcccccgagggcttgggtgagttttagGCCatggagtgaaattggacttaggaaaactgctgctgtgttgcaggtctgcaggcttcgcaatggctcgcaattgcgaagaattaTCGCAATTACGAAGATGGGCTGAGCAGGgaaaccttcgcatttgcgaagaattaatgttattaagtaaattgtgactagatacaagtgagttggtggtggaatcaagaggtaaagcagtagttgaggcttgattgtgttcgtggcattgaggtaagtgtttggtctaaccttagcttgagggaataagagttgtggtcttatttgctatgtgttaattgttgagtacgacgtataggtgtggtgacgagtatctatacgtcggtgtcaagcatgcccgtgagtcttatactatgattgttgtgactctgttATGTCTTgaccatgcttaatatgatgatttctaatgttgaacaaggctcatgaaagtattcttggtaattaaacattttagagcattggcttaagttgagaattgagttgtgaagtaattgtagaaaagagaagaggtttatgatattgtttcccttgacgagatattattgcttatgatattgtttcccttgccgggatgttattgcttatgatattgtttcccttgccgggatagtattGTAATACTATTGTTTCTTTGtcgggattctattgtgattttattgattcttttgcccgaattgctttgtgattgttgcttgggtaaggaagagtgtaaaatcatgaagggtgatgccgtgcgtgatatttgtgagtgagtgttaatgcacgaagggtgatgccgtgccgatattgtaaatataaaagcatgaagggtgatgttgtgccatgatatgagtgataatgcacgaagggtaatacCGTGCCATggttatgtgaggtaaaagcacgaagggtgataccgtgccaaatatattgattcttatggtgagaacgagaataaaacacgaagggtgatgccgtgcacttgttattgttctccttattcttgcttatagttgaattttggtgttccgtatgcttctttactgaatttctgtttgtacatgatatttcccctgagcatgttttccccctcccatctttaactgctagtttctgtcgttattatttgttgtatatgatataattgcacatgtttatttggtagtgtTTTCCTAGCCTCGTCaatacttcgccgaggttaggctcgacacttaccagcacatggggtcggttgtgctgatactacactctgcactgtgtgcagatcccggtgctggagcttttggaccacactgaggttgctgccttcagtccagcggcggagacctgaggtagtcctgcagatgtCCGCAACCTTGGTgtccccttctatctttccattctgtTTTTATGTATTTTAGAGACAGATTTATATTTTCATTTAGACCGCTGTTTGTAGTATTTGTAAATGGTCCGTGACATTATGACACCAACTCTGAATAGAGTTGTTATGTACTATTATTTGGTTAAACTATTAGTTTTCGTCTTCTGCATGTCTGTTTATTATAATTATTCTGTTGTTGATCACATGTTAATTTGTAAATgttaaaaggttaaggaaaaaAGGGTATTGAATCTAtgatactcggcttgcctagctttcatgagtaggcgccatcacgactctcgagggtgggaaatccgggtcgtgacagagaACAAGCCCAATTCTCATAGGAAGCGGCCTACTTTCACATTCACATAGGTTAAATCTGTCAAGGGTGCTCCTATAACTCTAAGACCCCACTCATACGAGCTACAAATTTTCATTAAGAGTTAATAAAAAACTCAACCTCGCAAATCGTTACAGGATAAGTGCACTCATACCATAGGGATGGAACAAAATAGTGCATTTTAAACCAATCCATCATATAATTTGTTCTTCCCATTGAGCCTAGACATAAGATCTCTAGTCCCCAGTTGGGTTTCCTCATATATGACTTATGAGTTTATGAGATTCAATCTCATCCCCTTGATGTGCTCCAGACCATTTCTCTTTCCACAACTTCAGTTAGTGGATCAACAAAATTATCACATAATCAACATTAATTTTACCACTTTTCAAATATCATACAATATTGTGTTTTCTCATTATAGGTCTGAATTTACCGTTATAATAACGGTTTTGTAATCTACCAATAGCAGCGGTGCTATCATAATGAATTAAAATAGGAAGAATTGGTTTTTCAAAATAAGGAATTTGAAATAATAAATCTCTCAACCAATTCACTTCCTCACTAGCTGAAGCTAAAGGAATTAGTTCAGCCTCCATGGTAGAGTTAGAATTTTTTTAATTTCCAACAAATAGCACcacctttcaaaaataaaatgttcGAATCTGCATCAGAAAAGCCTTCAAGTATATCAGGATATTTTTTTAAGATAAGCCATAGGTTTTTGTACTAAGTAAATACCTTATAACTCTTGTTATGTCATGCCAATATTCATTACCTGCCTTGCTTGTAAACCTGCTAAGTTTTCATATAGCGTATGCAATCTCAAATCAATCTAGTTTAATCAGTCACATATTCTCAAGCTTCCAATTAAGCTAGCATATTCCTTTTGATTTATCACATCATTTTTACTTTGTACAGGAAATAacacttttttttaaaataaaccaTTCACTCGGGCTATGCTATCCCGAGGTGATGGGGGGTTTGGCATTATCCCCTACCTCGTATATAGATTGTAAAAATAAGTACAATAGAGGGGGACGTAATATCTAACCTCTAGAATACAAATATTAAAAGAGCTTATTGATGGTCTAGGACCTGGTGCACATAACACCTTACAAAAGGGGCTGCATTGTTAGTAAAGATAATCAAAAGTATCCCTTCTCAATAGATTATGGAGGTTCAAAGTACCATCCTGAGTGTTTCTTTGCCTTTAACCTGAAGGCTGGGACTTGCATTCTATCAACTCTAACAGCACCTCTTATTTCAGGAGGGAGGTCATTCTCATTAGTATAAATAACGTTGTGAGTCAGAGAATTAGCATGTTTGGAAAGAAGATCAGCAACTTCATTCCCTTCTCTATAACAATGCATTACCTTGATATTGTGATGCCTTACTATCTCTTGGATAAGGGTGATGTCTTTGTGAAGTTTCCGTGGAATTTTGCATTGATCAAGGACCATGTTTACAACCAGTAGCGAATCTAGCTCCAAGGTAAAGTTGAAGGAATTTTGAGCACAACACCACTATATTCCTTGTAAGGCTGCTTGGACCTCTGAATAGTTGTTAGTCAAGAATTGGACTGGTGAAGCAAAGGCCATCACCATATGTCCATTTCTATTCCTAACAATGCCCCAGCTCCAGCCTTGCCTTGATTAGCAATATAGATCCCATCGATGTTAAGCTTCCAGAAGTTGCCTTCCGGTTTAGACCATACAACCATGGTGCTTTTGAGGGTAGGTTTGTAGGATTTAACAGTCTGGCATACCTTCCACCAATTCCAATCCCAACCCATCTTACTGAATTTAAGCCCCATGGATATCTTAACCTGTAAAAGAACTTGTTGGCAAATATTATAGGTAGAGATTGATTTGGTACCATACTTCTTGTCACATCAAGCCTTCCATAATTCCCACAAGACAATCATAGGGGTGATCTGTAGGAGGAATTTGTGAGTATGATTCTTGGTGGGAATGGACCACCAATAATTAAGGATAGAGAGGATATTTCTGCCTCTAGTCTTGAAGCCAAGGAGAGAAGAGATATAATTCCAAACACTAGAAGCCATATCACTGATGGTAAAGACATGGTTGAGAGATTCAATTTTAGGGGCTCTACAATAGACACAAGTAGATAAAACAGTAACACCAAATCTCTGACGTGTGTCAGCAAAAGGAAGCTTTTTGTAAATAATTCTCCAGATATTAAATGAGATCTTGAAAGGTAGTTCCTTTATCCAAACCTTGGACATCATAGGCATGGGTTCTCTTTTTTGTCGCAGGAGATGAAAGGCAAAAGCACATGTTAAGTTTCCTTGAACATTAGGCGTCCAAATAGCCTTGTCTTTGCATTGTTGTTGGCCTATATCCACCTGGGAAGTTTCGCTTAAGATAAATTGGTTGACAATGTTTTGTAATTTCTCCATATCCCAGCTCTGGTTGTCGATAAATTCACAGACCCTTGTATTGTCGGGTTTCTCACTGTGGTTGTTGTGTATGTTGATAGGACCCATGAGGGTCCATTTGTCCCACCAAAACAAGCTGTTGCCTTCATGAATATTTCAAAAGATGTGAGAATCGATTATATCTCTAGTACTCATTAAGTTCCTCCAGGAATTGGAGTCCTTAGGCACAGGAATTTTGGATAGAGGATTAGATCTAGGGCAATACTTTGCATTGAGGAACCTGGTCCATAAATTGTTTTCCACCCTAAACCTCCACCATCTCTTAGCAGCAAATGAGTTGCAAATGTCTTGAAGCTTCTTGAAACCAACTCCCCCTTCATTGTGGGGGTAGCTTAAGTTCTCCCAGGAGCTCCAATGATAGCTCTTTTTGccttccttttctccccagaagAAGTTAGAGAGGTACATTTCAATTTGGCCAATAATAGCTTTTGGTGGTACCATAGCAGCAAGTAGGTAGAGCATTTAGGACTGCAGAATGTGTTTGATTATGATAGCCCTACCCCCAAATGACAATAAGTTCCCTTGCCAACCACTTGCTTTATTAAGGACCTTAGATGCAAGATCAGAGAAGTAGCAGTTCTTTTTCCTACCAATATAGATTGGGCAGCCTAGATAAGTGAAGGGAAATTCCACTTGTTTGAAACCTGTCCACCTTTTGATCCTCCTGTTCACCcttctatttcttgaattgtgAGTGAGAAAAAAACTTTTATCCCTATTAATTTCCTGCCCTGAAGCATGTTGATAGTCATTTAGGACCTCCATGATGAGTTTGATAGAGTTCCTATCTCTTGAGGAGAAGAGGACCAGTTCATCAGCATAGCTCAAGTGATTGATCTTGAGACCACTAGTGCTCATAGAGAAGCCAATAAACTGGCTATTCTCAGGGAGCTTATTTAGAGCTCTGGACAGTGCTTCAGTGGCCAGAATAAAGAGAGAGGGCGATATGGGGTCCCCTTGTTTTAAACCTCTAGAGGATTTGAAAAACCCATATCTTGTACCATTGATTAGAATAGAAT
The Nicotiana sylvestris chromosome 11, ASM39365v2, whole genome shotgun sequence DNA segment above includes these coding regions:
- the LOC138881370 gene encoding uncharacterized protein, which gives rise to MLYLLAAMVPPKAIIGQIEMYLSNFFWGEKEGKKSYHWSSWENLSYPHNEGGVGFKKLQDICNSFAAKRWWRFRVENNLWTRFLNAKYCPRSNPLSKIPVPKDSNSWRNLMSNSLFWWDKWTLMGPINIHNNHSEKPDNTRVCEFIDNQSWDMEKLQNIVNQFILSETSQVDIGQQQCKDKAIWTPNVQGNLTCAFAFHLLRQKREPMPMMSKVWIKELPFKISFNIWRIIYKKLPFADTRQRFGVTVLSTCVYCRAPKIESLNHVFTISDMASSVKISMGLKFSKMGWDWNWWKVCQTVKSYKPTLKSTMVVWSKPEGNFWKLNIDGIYIANQGKAGAGALLGIEMDIW